The window ATTGATCTCAAGATTATGTATGCCAGAAGGACAAACGATGTTACAGATGTGCTGATGTCGAGATTTACGAGGCAACAAAATAAAGATTCACAAAGAGTCGATTCCGTTGCCTGATGACGCCCTAATTCcattgttttgaaaaccggaccggaccggccggttcgaccggttcaaccgggaacCGGCCACGTTACTGGTTTTTTAGACCCCAAAAACCGCTAGGGGACCAAACCGTTTAAAACCGGCGGTTTTCTATGAACCGTGGTCAAACTGCTCTGGTCTAACCGGACTGAAAACCggttttataaattttaactCTGGGCTAACACATTCAACAGCAACCCAAACGGTTGGATAATGCTTCGATGTTTGACATATCATTATATAGAGCATTAAGATGGCAAAAGTTTCTtgtcccagccgatgtgggattcCACCAAACTCAGATTTGAAAGGATATGAGCATAACCTTCTTTTTGTAGAAGATGAAATTCATACAAGTTTTATCATGCCAACGATGTGGGATAGTAAGAATTGCTGGCAAAATAGTATAGCACTTGTCAAAGACAAGATTCGAACTTTGAATAATGGAAATAAAATGCAAAGCAACTTAACCATCTTTACAAAAAGCTGCTTGAGATACATCACGCATAAATTTATttatgataccttaatataagaATCAACGATATATCAACATCAATATTTTATTGTTtacactattatatatatatatatatatatatatatatatatatatggccggttctaccggtttttAGAGACGGTTCGACCGGTCGAACCACTTGAACCATCGAACCGGTAAGACGACTGGTTCGGAGTCcagtccggttttcaaaacattgccTAATTCCCATTGTTTTCTTTGTTCTAGATGCATGTACACGCATTTATCGTTCCACCCTCCACTCCATATTTTTTGGACTGATTTAAAATTGGGTTAACGTGGGTCTCCAAGTAAAATGTACATAAACTAAATTTTATATACGTACATACTATATAGCCCATAAACTTTTGGTCCCTTAGAGGCATGGGCCTAGACGATCGTTTGGGTTGCCCACAGTTAGGGTCGGGCCTATGTTCAAGATATTATTTAGCATGTAAAAACTTATTTCAAAGTTTTCAACCACACATATAATATCAACATAAAACATCTAGGATATGTAAAAGTGGATAAACCAAGTCATTTAACTAGTGACAACTCTTATGAACTAACACAAGAATTGTCAACTAATTCTTAAGGGACAAATCATTAAATCTTCGAATGATGTCTTCAAGCTCCCACTTGTCAAAACAACCATTGCTTGCAAAAGCTTCAAGACTCCATGTTGTGCTAGAAAACCCCATGAAAACCGTAGGGTGGTTGTTTCTTTCCACCAAAACCGAGAGCACCAAAAGCTTCTTCAAAAATGGTTACTATCTtcaatattgttatattttacaCAAACTAAACTAGTCCATCTATAATCTATTGCATATAAAAATTAACAAATTGAAAGAACGACTATtaactgttatatatatatatatatatatatatatatatatatatatatatatatatatatatatatatattattaaataaataaaattacaacCAAATTGATGTGGTTTATTTATGCACAATAATTAAATAAGATCTTATTTAACCATCTTTAAATATGGCCCATAACTTATTTAACCCACTTTAAATATGGCCCACTTTAAATTTGGCCCATGCTCCAGCACTCCATGTGCGAGTTGGCCCGATGGTCAATCTGTCACTCATCGCTTAGGTCGGTCCCTTATACAGACACCTAGTATCTAGAAGATGATTCCGCTATTCCTGTTTTAAACCGCGTTTTCTATAACAGTAAAAAAAAAGCCTTGATATAATATGAGCATAATGACTTACTTTACTTAATAACTTGTTCGACTTTCTTGTCACTTGATTGCCACCACTAGATTCAAGAGCTTCAACAGTTACCAGATGGCGTTCAACCTTATTAGTATACGGCTCAGATCTGCAAAACAGGTTCAGTGAACCCATATGCCATGAATTGGGATACATATATAGCCTTAGCATCTCTATTTTGCATTATTGCAATGATGGCAGATTTAGTACATGATTTCAGGATAAAAAATTATAGTTTCCATGTCAATACTTCAATATGAATATATGCTGCTTTGCTTCCTGTAATAGCTGTTGCAATGAAGCTACCAGTGGATCTAAATAATCCAATGCCAGGTGATGTCAACCAAGCTACAAAACTTGGAAGTATAAACTCTATATGCGCCATGGTGTCTAATTTTTTGCCTGATCTATCAACCACATGGACAACAAAGAACTTATCATAATTAAATCTATAATGTTCGAGACAAGTTCTTTATTGTCCATGGTAGATGGAGAAGGCAATAGATTAGCCGCCATGGTGCACATAAAGGTCAGGCTTCCAAGCTTGCAGCGTGGTATACATAACCTGACATTAGAGTAGTTAGATCCATGGTACTTTATTGCAACACCTATCATAGGGAGAGAAGCAACATTAGAAAGAAATATTTACACAGAAACCATAGTTTTTGGTTCCAAAAACCATGTAATAATCAGCCACCATTGCAATGACGCAGCACAGAGATGCTAATGCGATATAGACCCCAGTCCACAGCAATGTTCACTGAACCTGTTTTGCTGATGTGACTGGTATAGTGAAATCCACAGGTGATATAAGGTATTGTGTTGTAATATTGGGGTATAAAGTTTTAAGATTCCTTAACTGGTAAGTGAAAGGAAATGGTGATGGGATAAAGTTCAATTTAGGTGTAAGAAGATGCAAAGAGAAAGATGTGTCTTCGGAAAGTGTTAAATGTGAGGGAAAAGTCTCCTTGGAATGATATATATAAACGAGTTAAAGAAGATACAttaaattacaaatttggtccatatTCTATAATGGTTGTTTTGGATAAGATCCAAAAACAAATTTTGTTGGTATTTTGATCCCTGTGTTATCCTTTTCTGTTGGATTTACTTTTTACCC of the Lactuca sativa cultivar Salinas chromosome 6, Lsat_Salinas_v11, whole genome shotgun sequence genome contains:
- the LOC111905400 gene encoding uncharacterized protein LOC111905400 — encoded protein: MLRLYMYPNSWHMGSLNLFCRSEPYTNKVERHLVTVEALESSGGNQVTRKSNKLLSKKLLVLSVLVERNNHPTVFMGFSSTTWSLEAFASNGCFDKWELEDIIRRFNDLSLKN